TTCCAAATCATTTGCgtcctgaaaaaaaatatacatattttagtAAAATCTTTTTTTCCAATATTCTAAGCTCTTAAATTATTATTCTTGATAATTCTCGATAAAATGTATGCACAATTAATTGATAAATACTTACTAGTTTGTGagtttttgatatatttaaaaattcttttaaagcATTATGTGAATTGTGCGTCATagttcgaaatttttcaaaggaaTCCAGTTTGGATCTGCAGTCCCGACATATCACGTTGGGGAGTCCGTCGTTAGGCAAAGgctgaaataaatataatttttaataattctgCTTATGAAATATTACATATTGTGGTTCCATGTTGTTGTGCATATAACCGATAAGAAACCATTCCCAATTGGATGTTTTCAAATAATCAATATTGAACGGAAAATAAAATCTATaagttatttaatttaaaaatagaaccgattttctaaaaatctatTTTGATTTCTTAGCCCCGATAACAGAAATGCCTCTTATGTTTACGCATGTAAATAATTCAGACACTCTGAAATAAGTAGATATTTTTGGTAAGTACTCTAGCCGAATGAAAGTGACGTTTATATTATAGCCTTTCGATTTTTGATTAGCTAGTATTAAGAAAATGAGAGTGACCTATCTCCCTATTTACCtgtcataaaaatataatctgacGTTGATAAATTGACCCTAAAAACAATCAAAATTGCAGCGAAATAATTACGTTATCTATAGCGTAGATTAATGTAGGTCTCTGCGCTCACATTTCAGCcgtgtacatatgtatgtatgcacgTACAATGTACAATGTACACTTGTACATATCAATATTTACATTCACATGCTGGATATTGATGTACGAGGTGTGTGTGCGAgagtatgtgtgtatgtgtgtgggaGAATGCCTCAAAATGGTtcattggaaaaaaaaaataccaacaacTGATACCGATTGTTAATAGGCCATGGGATAAACGCGGCCCAATCATTTCCTATTATTTTGACGTGTGGTGTCGTAATCACATAGAtaacacatacacacacaccagCTTGTACGCGAgcttgtgtgtgtgcgtaATTAATGTAAATTCGTTTCTGTGCAAATGTGTTGGATGGAAATCTGCTTACCTTAATAGAGAGACAGTTGAATATCTGAAATGTAAGATGTGATGATGAATCATCCCTGCCGTGCTCTTGGCCGCAGTTATCTGTTCCACCGAACtgctggctctggctctggctgtgGCTCTGGCTGTGgcttatttttgtttgattgATAACCGATAGCTCCTCCCGCGGGAGTTCCGCGTTTGATTCCGATTCGGATTCCTCGCCAGCATTGCTGGCAGTGGTCTCATGCAGTTGCGACGACGTTGACTGACTTTTGAATACTGATCTTTCGGCGATAACCGAGTCCAATTGGCTTTTGCTGGCAAAAGACTTGGCGTATGGTTCACTGCCACTCGATATTGCGTCCACAGTGGAAGGCACACTTGGTGTGTAATGCGATTTGTGAAGGGATTGGCTTGGACCCGTTTCGTTATTGGTCAGCACCACTGATAGCGAGTTATCACCGACGCAGCTGCACACATTTGGGCTCAGGGCCCTGCAGAAACAGCTAGCTGGCCTCTCGGATTTACGGAATTCGGCCACCTTTGACTGCTGCTCGGCTTTGGATTGGGCACTTTTGTGCGACGAATCATTATAAATCTGTAGTTCTGCAACATCGCACTCGCTAACCAATGTGAGGCACAATCGACAAACTTGACGAAACTTATGTGGTACATTATACATAATTAGAAATTTATAGTTGCATGCACTTTGTAAAGAAACTTTCATATGCCTCTCTTCTTTAGAGATAAAAAagataactttaaaataaattataaaatgaatGTAAACACTATTCCTCAATTTTTCATTGTCACAATCCACGTTCAGCTCACTAAAAATAATTCACTCCAGTGGTTCGTCACGGATTTTACGTTCATTTGAGCTAGTTACCCGTTCAAATTACCAAACGAGGGATCCGGCGACTTTCGCATTTAGGGAATGATTCATGTCATGCATTAATATTTGGTTGTTTAATATGCGATTTACACAAACAGGTGCAATAAACTGTGGAAATTTATCGAATCTTCATGGAAACAATGACCTTTATTCtcattataaataaaattatcaaaacaaaacaaaataccaaaaattacGATTGTTATCGATACATTGTTAGTTCACAatggttaaaaaaatatgctaCTCAGACGTTCTATATAAAAGAAACCGTATTAAAACTAAActctagcaaaaaaaaaaatgtatttaattttttttctaatataaATTGGTATTTATAATACAATGGGCTCTCCAATTCACCTATTAAATTATCTTACCCCAAAtggattttttaattttaaatatgatTTATTATACCACATAAATAAAGACTATATTATCGGCTAATAAAAACCCTTTGGTCACTCCTAAggtttgattttaattttcaaatttctcGAAACAAAAGAACTTGGATTTGTCAAGAATGTGATCGCCGTTTATTTGAAGTGTACAATATCCATACAGAGGTAAATGTTTTTCAACATTATTTGACTATTAATATACATACAAACACTTCAATTGTTTTAGCTTAACATAACTTCATAACTTTTTTTCTTATCGACAAAAAGGTGTACAAGTACTATCTGGATTCTTCGGCAACGGCAACAGGCAAAACGTTTCCTAGACTACTCGCTGACTGCTTTATTGTAAGTAAGCTGGAATCTTTTGCCTTTGCCTCTTCTCCGGCGGGCTTACTGAAATACCAttcctttttgttggccaagaaGAGCAACATCAAAACGGGCAGGTGCAACAGAGAAAATCTGAAAAGCTTTCGCGAACTTCCACTATCAGACTTTTCATGAAATTTGTACGCTGTAGAATagaaacatttttatgttAAACCATATATAAAACTGTTGCCAAATGATTTCTAATTACCGAGGTATGCAAAGTATGCGTTCAAGGGTAAAGTTTCCAATGCAAACCAATAGTTCGTGACGTCAAGGACTGGTGCCAATACCGATAAGCCTACAATGGCTACCGAATATCGCAAGGCAGTGCGCCGACAGAGACCTGGATTTGTTACGGCCATCATTCGATACCCGGCGCGAGAGTAATCTGGTCGGAGGTTCCACGAGAGTGCATTAAAGTGCGGGAACTGCCAGGCATACAGAATGCCCGCCAGTATCATCGCACCTGCGTCCAGAGTGCCGGCACATCCTGCCCAGCCCATCAGGGGCGGAATGGCTCCCACGACAGACCCCACCCAAGTGTTGACGATGCTGATTCGCTTCATTGGTGTGTAAATCGTTGTGTAGAGGAAGAGGTTTCCCGCTCCTAGCGCCGCCGTCAATCCATTTGTGCCAAAATATAACATGCTCAAGCCAGTTGTGGCTGATACAAGGGCGAAGGTGACAGCATGAAGAGGAGTCATTTGTCCAGTGACGAGCACTCTGTTCTTTGTCCTTGACATTTGGGAGTCAAAGGGAACTTCATGATACTGATTTATGGCGTTGGCCGCTGCTGAAACGAGACCGGTTCCCAATGTGCACATGGCAAAAGAGGTGGGATCGAAGGCAGCCGGGGCCATGGCATAGCCTCCCATTGTAGTGATGACCACAAGAGCTGAAATAATAATGGCAAAGCTGTCTTATATTGTTCTTTATCGCAGTTGAAAAAACACTCACAGGTTAGGCGAAACTTGGACAGCTTCTTGTACTGGCTTAATGTTTTTCCGGGCAAAACATATGGGCTTGGCACCCACGAAACCGGGGTTTCAGGCAAATGGGGGCTTTGTATGTTCCCAACGGGGACCGTTGGCTGTAACGGGCTGAGGTTTCTGCTGTCATCATGAGTTGAAATATTCGCTGCCGTGGAGTACTGAAAATGTCAATAGTTATAGTTTGTTAAGCGTTGCGTAATGATCGGAAAACTCACCCGGATGAGCACCAATTCGACAGGTGTTTTGAATTGGGTTGGCACCCTTCGCATCCCTTTGAATAATATCATTATTATTCACAGACACAACACGCCTTGTTTATTTCATCTTTCTAATgtgtatattttatatttataaatattttggttGTTTTTAAATCACATTATGCCTCAGTGTTGCCAAATctcaaaaggaaaaaaataccaaatatatGATAAAATATCGTGTTAGAACGAGaacaattattaatatttataaatttttgtttaactaaataaaaaacattctgaaatatttaagttatctttatttttaatattaacaaaaaataacgaaaagccggttataaagtaaaatattttcaacactAAAAAATAGGGCTCCACGATTTACGCATGCGCTAAAAcaagtaatttattttttatgtgtgGGAGTAAATTTTTGTGTGAATGAACGAGTGCTCGAGTCCTTGTAAGTCTTCATCGATTCAATAACTAAGGAAATTTTCATTTGCAAATTACAAACATTTTAAAGCATATTGCAATTTACtgtatataatttaatgaAGATGTAAGCACAGGGTTAGTAATTGAGCTTTCTTAATTCCTTCGTTACATGAAAATGAGGCTTCACACCTACGTCAACAATTTTTAGTTTagcttatattttaaaacataataTACACATAATagatacacatacatacatataagcACATTACATATTATTACTTCAAATGAATCGTTTAATTTAAAGAAGAATTTCAACTCTCAGCATGAAAAGATAAATTGAAAGTAATATAATTTGTGAAAAAGAATAATGTATTacatatttagttttttaaatttttttatacactAATCATTACATATTCAATTACTTATTTCCTTTCCAGTATATAAGACGAAATGCCTAGCTCAAAAATGGATATTTATATAACTAAGGGTATTATCAACCCCAACTATCCTGGATTTCAGAAATTTGCA
This region of Drosophila bipectinata strain 14024-0381.07 chromosome 2L, DbipHiC1v2, whole genome shotgun sequence genomic DNA includes:
- the Cox10 gene encoding protoheme IX farnesyltransferase, mitochondrial, coding for MILFKGMRRVPTQFKTPVELVLIRYSTAANISTHDDSRNLSPLQPTVPVGNIQSPHLPETPVSWVPSPYVLPGKTLSQYKKLSKFRLTSLVVITTMGGYAMAPAAFDPTSFAMCTLGTGLVSAAANAINQYHEVPFDSQMSRTKNRVLVTGQMTPLHAVTFALVSATTGLSMLYFGTNGLTAALGAGNLFLYTTIYTPMKRISIVNTWVGSVVGAIPPLMGWAGCAGTLDAGAMILAGILYAWQFPHFNALSWNLRPDYSRAGYRMMAVTNPGLCRRTALRYSVAIVGLSVLAPVLDVTNYWFALETLPLNAYFAYLAYKFHEKSDSGSSRKLFRFSLLHLPVLMLLFLANKKEWYFSKPAGEEAKAKDSSLLTIKQSASSLGNVLPVAVAEESR